The Phacochoerus africanus isolate WHEZ1 chromosome 3, ROS_Pafr_v1, whole genome shotgun sequence genome window below encodes:
- the LOC125122041 gene encoding WAP four-disulfide core domain protein 10A-like isoform X2, translating into MQSQALLPILLLCVLLLQIQGGPHIKKKPKIKPCEKRPKVYLCRHPCTHHQECQANNICCSTFCGNVCMSLL; encoded by the exons ATGCAATCCCAGGCTCTGCTGCCCATCCTGCTTCTCTGTGTTCTGCTGCTGCAGATCCAGGGAGGGCCCCATATCAAGAAGAAGCCGA AAATCAAGCCGTGTGAGAAGAGACCCAAAGTATACCTGTGCAGGCACCCCTGCACACATCATCAAGAGTGTCAAGCAAATAACATATGCTGTTCGACCTTCTGCGGGAACGTGTGCATGAGCCTCCTGTGA
- the LOC125122041 gene encoding WAP four-disulfide core domain protein 10A-like isoform X1, protein MQSQALLPILLLCVLLLQIQGGPHIKKKPTMQLSPEIKPCEKRPKVYLCRHPCTHHQECQANNICCSTFCGNVCMSLL, encoded by the exons ATGCAATCCCAGGCTCTGCTGCCCATCCTGCTTCTCTGTGTTCTGCTGCTGCAGATCCAGGGAGGGCCCCATATCAAGAAGAAGCCGA CCATGCAGCTGTCCCCAGAAATCAAGCCGTGTGAGAAGAGACCCAAAGTATACCTGTGCAGGCACCCCTGCACACATCATCAAGAGTGTCAAGCAAATAACATATGCTGTTCGACCTTCTGCGGGAACGTGTGCATGAGCCTCCTGTGA